GTAATTCTTCTAAATTTGGCCCATAAATTCGCATTTCTACGGGGGCATCAAAGGGTGGCCCCTGTCCTAATTGTTGCACTAAAAAACGAGCATTGGGAAACGCGCGATCCAGTTCTGTTTGTAAGGTTTGGACTAATATGGGTAACTCTGCTGTATCCTTTAGTTGTACCATTCCCTCAGCATAGTGGGATTGGTTTTCTCTCATCCCCGTAATGTTGTAATAAAACTTGGGGCCAGTTCTGCCAATAAACCAATTCACCTCCTCCACTTGGGGATGTTGTAAGATCAGGTCTCGGGCGCGGGCGGCTTGAGCCTGAGTTTGCGCGATCGCGCCATCAGGGGAAAACTCCACTTCAATATGTAACTGATCCCGTTCCACATCAGGGAAAAATTGCCGATCTAAATTTCCCAAGATGCTAAAGCCCATCAACGGAATAATAAAAACAAGGGCAACAATGAGTAACGGTTTTCGCGTTGCTTGTTGCAAACTCCAGCGATAAGATCGTCCCAACTGAGGAAAGGAAATCCCATTATTCCACCACCTTCTAGGCTGATTCGGGTTGAGACGACTTAAAAATCTCCCTGTCAGAGCAGCAATAACGGTTAAAGACAGAGCAAGAGAGGAAACTAAAGCGAGAATTACAGTAATCGCAATTGATCCCACAAATTCACCTGCTGCACCTGGGAGAAGCGCGATCGGTAAAAAGGTCATTACTGTCGTAATCGTAGAAGCTAACAATGGTACTTTGAGGTAATTAACCGTTTTACTCACTGCTTTAAATGGCGTTTCCCCGTCTTCCAACTCTGATTGAATATCATTAACCACAACAATCGCGTTATCAATTAATAATCCCAAAGCAATAATCAGCCCTGTTACTGAAATTTGATGTACTGCAATTCCCATCACGGTCATGCCCCCTAAAACCCCACATACAGTTAACGGGAGAGCCATTCCCACAATGAGCGAAGAACCCCAGCCCATCGCAACAAAGACCATGGCAATCACTAATAGGGCAGCAAAAAGAAGATTGGCAATGAGACTGTTAATTCTATCGGCAACATAAGTGCTTTGGTCGAAAATTACCTCTAAACTGATTCTGCTTGGAAGCGTGCCTCGGAAGGACTCAAGTTCTTGATGAATAATGGGCGTAAATTCATCAATACGTTGTCCCGGCTTCATTAATACCCCAAGCGCGATCGCGGATTGACCGTTGGTATAACTTAATTCTGTTGGGGGTTCTTGAACTCCTCGCTCTACCCTTGCAATATCTCCCAGACGAGTAAACTCTCCTTGAGGGGTATTTTGGATGGGAATCTGACGAATTTGGTCTAGGGTACTGAGTTCTGTATCAACTTCTAGAGATAAATCCCGTTGCTCGCCCCGTAATTGCCCTGCAGATACTTTCGCATCACTTGCCTCGATTTGATCCGCTAATTCTTGAGTGGATAATCCCACTGCTACTAATTCTGGCGCATCAATTTCCACTAAAATTTCTTCTGCTGGTGCGCCAAAAATCTCTACTTCCTCCGTATCGGGAAGACTACGCAGTTGTACCGCCAACTCTTTGGCATAACGATAGAGAATACCATAATTCGGGTTTTCTCCTTGCCATTGCAAACTAGGAATTAAAGTATAAGCACGAACATTAAATTCTTCTAGTTCTGGTTGACCTGCTCCTTCAGGAAAATCTATACTAGCTTTATCAATGCGATCGCGAAGGTCTGACCAAATCGGAGCAGCATTAAAGACATCATCGGATAACGTAACTGAAACACTAGAAAAGCCCACCCGAGAACTAGACTCAATGGTTTCCACTTCTTCAATCTCGGAAATCTCTCCTTCTAAAACTTCCGTCACTAGGGCTTCCACTCGCTCGGCACTAGCCCCCGGAAACACCGTTTTCACCACAGCATTACGAGCAATTAAAGTGGGATCTTCTTGCCGCGGTAACGCCTGAAACGAGGCAATCCCTAAGGCGAGGATTAAAAAGATGGTGAGAATTAAGAGGCGGGTATTGCGATAAAAGTAGCGGATCATGGTTATTAATTATTTGCTAATTCCACAGGTTGGCCAGGCGCAAGGCGATGCGTTCCCTCAGATACAATTTGCGCCTCAGGGTCTAAAGTTCCTCTCACAAAGGCGCGATCTTCTTCTTGATGGATAATTTCTACCGCTTCCTGTTGCACTTTCCATCCCTCTGTATCTTCATCAGGAACGACAACATAAGCTGTCCATAATCCCCGAATGCCCTGAGTCAGTGCTGACATCGGGAGCCAATATCCTGCACTTTCTATGGTTTGGGTAAGATCTAAGCGTACAGTTTCCCCGGGACTGGTGGTAAGAAGCGCATCGGAGTCTAGTTGAAAGATAACTTCTTGGGTGCGAGTTTCTCCACTCACTTCTGGTAAGGTTGATTTAACTGTCCCCTGATAGGTCTCAGAGCCAATTCTAAGGGGATAATCACTTCCCACTTCTAGTTGTTGGGCAACCTGAGAGGGAACTCCAATTCTGGCTTCTGGCGCGGTATTTTCCATTAATTGGATTACAGGTTCTCCTGTTTGAACCACAGTTCCTTCATCTAAGGCTCGCCCCGAAACAATCCCTGCAAAGGGGGCAGTCAAAACACTTTGGTTAAGATTGACTTCAATATCTTCTAGGTTGGCTTCGATTTCGTGCACGGTGGCTTGTTGGGCGGCAATCTCTTCTTGACGAGTTCCACTGCTTAGCTCTTGTAATTGGCTTTCTGCTTCTTCTAAACGGGCTTCTAAGGCTTGCTCTTGACTGGCGACTTCATCCAGTTGTTCGGCAGAAATCGCTCCTTCTGAGTAAAGAAACTCGCGGCGCGATCGCTGATTTTGCGCTAATTTCAGTTCTTCTTCAACATTACGGACTCTGGCTCTAGCGGCGGCAATCTCTTCTTGACGGGGGCCGGTTTCCAGTTGCTCTAGTTGGGCTAACGCACCACGACGTTGGGCTTCGAGTTGTCGTTTTTGGGCTTCTAAGTTCTGAGTGTCTAATCGGGCTATGGGATCACCTGCGGAAACGCGATCGCCTTCTTCTACTAAAATCTCAGTCACTTTACCACCGCGTTCTAACCCTAAATCACTTCTGCGTTGGGAGCGAATTTCTCCCGTATAGCGACGACTCACCTCATAAGACGATTCAGGGGTTACTGTAATTGTTTCCACAGGCAACGCATTAATCTCTTCAACGGTTTCCTCTCTAGGAGGGCTTGGTAGTAAACGAGGAATAATCATCGCACTACCACCGATTAATAAGATTATTCCTCCTAACCACAATAATCGTTTTTTTCTGCCAGTGCGACTGCTATTTTTTTCTTCATCAAAGGCAATTTCTTGATCTTTGACCATGTTTGATTCCTTCCCGTAACGTACCGTATGGTACAATGGCAAACATAGCGATTAACAATGTTGCTATTATTCTCTAATCCTTATCGTACCGTACAGTATGGTATTGTCAACCAGTAAGAAAAAAACAATTGTTAAGGTATCCTGAAATACACAGATCAGCTAGGAGTATTCAATGGGAGTATCCACAGCATACTCAGAACAGAAGAAAAAAGAAATTCTAACAGTGGCAACAGATTTATTTATTGAGCGTGGCTATGATGGGGTGAGTATTGATGCCATCGTGAAAGAAGTTGGAGGGTCAAAAAGTAATATTTACAATTACTTTGGGGGGAAAGAGGGATTATTTCGAGCCATTGTCGAAGATGTGAGTGAGCAAATTTTATCTCCTCTCAAACAAGCAGAAGTAGAAAATTTACCCTTAAAAGAGGGCTTAACTGCCATTGGGAAACAGGCAATGTCTATTATTTTATCCGATCGCGCGATCGGGCTTTTAAGAATTGTCATTGCTCAAAGTCGAAAGTTCCCTGAAGTGGCACAGTTATTTTTTCAAGTGGGGCCAAAAACTCGTTGTAAGTTATTAGTAGAATATATTGAGCAACAACAAGCGCAAGGAAAAATCAAACCCTGTGATAGTTATCAGGCAGCTACTCAATTTATTGGGATGTTTTTAGGCTTTCATCAATTACAAAGAGTTCTCGGTATTACGTCTAACCCCACTGAAGAAGAAATTAATGCCATTGTTGAAGATGCAGTTAAAACCTTTATGGTCAGGTATTCCCAATGACTCATATAGGAGAACAGAAAAAATCCAGAGACTTAAACTATCAAGTAAATATTTAATGATTATATAGCAATATTAGTTAATTAGCAGTAATAATAAAAATATTACATCTAAAAAGGGGAGGCTTCTATGCTAGAACTTGGTTTAATTTTAGCGGTGGGGTTAGCTCTCATTCATGCCTTCCTGTCTAAGTTTAACATTGAGGCAATTATCCCTGAATACCGCTGGCTTTCTTTTGCTGGCGGTGTTTCTATTAGTTATGTATTTCTAGAAATTTTTCCTGAACTGAGTCATGCTCAAGAAACACTGGAAAATGTAGCAATTCCACTGGTAGCTTATTTAGAAAATCACGTTTATATTTTAGCTCTATTAGGACTTATTATTTTTTATGGTTTAGATGTTTTCGTCCTTAATCATGCTAAAAGTTTCGCTAGTAGTAATTCCCCAAAAAAATCTACCTTTTCAGCGATATTTTGGTTACATATTGGCGGTTTTGCTTTACTAAATGTTATTTTTGGTTATTTGCTTCAAGATTTAGCTGAACATAGCTTAATTGAGTGTATTTTATTTTTTATTGCAGTCGGGCTACACTTTTTTATTATTGATTATGGGTTAAGAGAACATCACGAAAAAGTTTATGATCAAAAAGGGCGCTGGCTTTTGACAGGGTCAATTTTAGTTGGCGCAATACTTGGTCAAGCAAGAGTTATTAATGAAGCTGGCATTTTAATGGTTTGGTCTTTTTTAGCGGGAAGTTTAATTTTAAATGTCTTAAAGCGTGAACTACCTGAGGAAAAGAAAACTTGCTTTTGGTCTTTTTGTACTGGTGCTATTGTTTTCGCTACCTTATTTCTCAGTGCCACTTAAGCCTGAAACAATGAAATCATCTCATTAAAAAAATCATGTTATTCTCATTGTAAAATGGTCATTGATTTTTTAAATGATAGATCAAACTCAACAATATCACCCCTTTCCCATTGTGGGCGTTGCTGTTTCCCCAAGAGATACAGAAACAATACAGCAATTTTTCTCGGAAGTTTCGCCAACCAGTAATATTGCTTATCTCGTGCTTAGGACTACAGCTTCTCAAGAAGAACGTTTAAGTGCAGAAACATTACAGAGCTATACTTCTGTTCCTGTTTGCGTGGCAGTAGATGATGAAGTAATCCTTCCCAACTATATTTATATCATTCCCTCGCAGACAAATGTTCACATTCTTAATGGGAAAATACAACTCCAGCCCAACAGCGAAGACACAATTCTATCTCCCATTGATAGTTGCTTCCATTCTTTAGCTCAGCATCAGGGCAACAAAGCAGCCGCCGTTATTCTATCAGCAATGGGGAGTGATGGAACAACAGGCATTAAAGCAATTAAGTTTCAAGATGGCTTAGTGCTGGTGCAACTAGAAGAAACCGCTTCTTATCAACAAATGCCTCAAAATGCAGTTTTAACAGGGGCTACTGATGCAACACTACCTCCTAGCCAAATTCCTAGGACAATTGAACAATACTTTCAGCATCAAAATATTAGCTCTCAAGATACCGAATTAGTAGAAACATCTCAAGAGTGGTTAGAAAGAATTTTCACCCTGCTAAGATCGCGCATTGGTCACGACTTTACCGCTTATAAACGCAATACACTCATCCGTCGGATTACACGGCGGATGAACCTGCGACAAATTGAAACCTATGAAGACTATACTAATTTTTTACAAAAGAATCCAGAGGAAGTCAAAGCCTTATTTCGAGAATGTTTAATTGGTGTTACTAGCTTCTTCCGCAATCCGCCTGCATTTAATATTCTAAAACAACAATTCCTTCCACCACTTTTAAATTCTTTATCAGAGGGAGACACATTCCGTGCTTGGATTCCTGCTTGTTACACGGGAGAAGAAGTCTATTCTTTAGCCATAATTCTCCAAGAAATTATTGATAGCATGAATAAAGACATTAAACTTCAATTATTTGGAACAGATATTGATCAACGAGCAATTGAAAAAGCACGACAAGGAATTTTTCCTCTCAGTATTCAAGCTGAAGTTACCCCCAAATATTTAGAACGCTTTTTCGAGCGAGATAACCAATTTTATTATATCAATCAAATAATTCGTAACTCCATCGTCTTTTCAATTCAAAATATCCTCAAAGATCCCCCTTTTTCTCGCCTGCACTTTTTAAGCTGTCGAAATTTATTAATTTATTTAGAGCCAGAAACGCAAAAGAAAATAATACCACTCTTTCACTATACCCTCAATCCTTCTGGAATTTTAATGTTGGGATCTTCTGAAAGTATTGGCAGTTTTCAAGATTTATTTTCTCCCTTAGATCATCGCTGGAAAATTTTTAAGCGTCGCCATATTAAAGAATATCCACGTCAAGTCATTAACTTTCCTACTGGTTCTCAATTAAATTTAAGTGTTACCAAAACATCTACTAGTGATTCTTGCCCTAAGGATCAAGAAACTAATCTGGAAACACTTATTAAGAGAAAACTGCTTAACGAATTTTGTCCCACAGCAATTTTAATTGAAACTAATGGTGATATTATTCATATTCAAGGGAGAACTGGAAAATTCCTAGAAATTGTTAGTGGCTATCCAACAAATAATATTATTAATTTAGCGCGAAAAGGATTAAAGTTTGAATTATTTTCTGCTATTCAAGCAGCTATTTCCTCAGAGAAATCAGTAACTCGACAACAAATTCCTGTTAATTCTAATGGAAACACTGAATTAGTTAAATTACAAGTTGAACCTTTAGATTCTCCTCCACCTTTAGCAGGTCGTTTATTAGTAATTTTGAATGTCATTGAAAGTCATTCTACAAGTAATGAGCAAGAAAATATTCCCCAAGATATTGCTTTACAACAGAAAGATAATCGTATTGCACAATTAGAAAAAGAATTACAAGATACGCGAGAAAGTCATCAAACCACTATTGAAGAGCTAGAATCCTCTAATGAAGAACTACAAGCTACTAATGAAGAGCTAGAATCCTCTAATGAAGAACTACAAGCTACTAATGAAGAACTAGAATCCTCTAAAGAAGAATTACAATCACTAAATGAAGAATTACAAACCCTCAATCAAGAGTTACAAAGTACTATTAATGAGTTATCAGTTACGCAAAATGATCTAAGGAATTTGCTTAATATCACGGAAGTTGCTACTATTATTGTGGATCACCAAATGCGGGTAAAACGTTTTACCCCAGAAGTAACAAATATTATGCCCCTCATCCCTACAGATATTGGTCGTCCTATTCATGATGTCACGACTAATCTTAATGATGATGGGATGGTACAAGATATTTTAGAAGTTTTGCAAACATTAACCCCTAAAACCAAATTAGTTGAAACCAGAGAGGGGGGATGGTACCGCATGGAGATTACCCCTTATCGTAAAGACAACTATCAAATTGAAGGAACAGTAGTGAACTTTATTAATATTAATGAGTTAAAGCAAAAAGAAGAAGCCTTAAAACAAGCACAGTTACTTCAGCAAAGCCTTCTTGATACCTATACCCAACCTGCAATTTTACTCACTAACCAGTTGGAGATTATTAATATTAACCTAGCCCTACAAAACCAACTAACTATTGAACAGGTGGAAGAGAAGATTATCAAACCACTGGAAATACGACTTCAAAATAATGAGCCTTTCGAGGAAACTATCTCATTTTCTCTTGATAATGAGAGGCCCTATCGCTATCTAGTCCGTTGCTCTATTATTCCCGACCAAGAGACTAGGATTAAATATTGTTTATTATTCTTAACTAATTTGTAACATTTTGTTGAGTAAAGTGACATTAATATGTTTAGTGTCAGTTATATGAACAACATTCGATATAATTTCTAATTTACAGAAATAAAGGAATATTATGGATGACTATTTCGAGCAACTCCGAGAAAAAGCAGAACTTCGTCTCAATCAAAGAGATGATTTAGAGGCTTTATCAGATCCTAACTTATATGAAGTAGGCGTTTATCAAACAGAACTACAAATTCAGCATGAAGAGTTACAAAGAGCTTATAGTGAATTAAGTGAATTATACGAGCAATATTGGTCTCTCTATGAATTTGCTCCTTGTGGGTATGTTACGCTCACCGAAAAAGGGATGATTGCTCGAATTAATTATCAGGGGAGAGCTTTACTAGGGGATATACCCGCTCCTATCACTAATTTTAGCTTTTCTCGCTTTATCCTCAATAAGCATCAACCTTTCTTTTTTACCGCGCTGCAACAAGCCAAACAAACTGGGGAAAAACAAAATTTAGAGCTACAGTTGATTCCGTTAAATAATAGGGAGTTATTATGGGTTCATCTTGATATCAAAGCTACTTTTGATGATGAGGGAAAAGTTATTAGTTATGAGATGACTCTTACTGATGTCACTACCGATAAGGAAGCAGACCTTGTCCGCGAAAAAGCCAAACGCTTACAACTAATTACGGATTCGATTCAGGGTAGTATTGCGTATGTTGATGCCAGTGAGCGGTATCAATTTATGAATCAAACCCATCAACAGTGGCTAGGAGTGACAGAGGAAGAAGTTTTAGGCAAAACAGTTGTTGAGGTAATTGGACACGAGTTGTATAGTCAGTTTGATGGTTTAATTGAGCAAGTTTTGCAAGGAGAAACTGTTAAGTGTGAGGCTCAGTTTCCTTATCAAAATCGACAATTAAGGGATGTTTTTATTGTTTTAGTCCCTGATTTTGGTAGTACAGAAAAGGTAGAAGGCTATTATGCTTTGATGACAGATATTACAGACTCAAAGCATATCACCAGACAATTACAGGAACAAGAAGCCTTTCTACGGAGTATTTATGATGGGGTGCAACAAGCAATTTTTGTAGTGGATGTTTCGGAAGAAGGGAAATTTTATTGGGCAGATTGTAATTGTGTTAGTGAAAGGTTAATGGGAGTCTCTAGAAGTGAGGCGCAAGGACAACCTTTAGAACTAAATTTATCTAGAGAATTAGCTCTTCAACTTCGTGAACGCTACGAACTTTGTTTAGCTTCAGGGGACAGTTTAACTTATGAAGAATGTATTAGGGTGAATGGGGAAAAAACTTGTTGGTTATTGACGCTAACTCCCTTAAAAGATGAAAATGACCGTGTTTATCGAATTATCGGAGCAGGAGTTAACATTGATGATCGCAAAGAGTTAGAAACAACCCTAAAAGAACAAGCAGAACGAGAGCGTTTAGTTAATATGATTACTTATGCGGTTCGTCAAAGTTTAGAATTGCATGAAGTAGTAGAAGAAACAGTTACCAAACTTTTAGAGGCTTTTGGGGTTGATGAAGTGGTTTTAGCACTTTATGAACAAGATGAAGATGACTCTCCTTTAGTGCGAGTGGCGACACAAGAAGTTAGTTATTGGTCAGAAAAAATTTGCGAATATTCACAAGCACAGCAAATTTTTCAACAAGAGGAAGTAGTAGTAATTAATGACTCAGCTTTTAATGATACTGTCTGTTTTAGAGCAGAAAATGCCAAGTCTATGCTATTAGGAGGAATTTATTATAATCAACAATTACAAGGGATAATTTCTTTGCAATATCAAGACTCTAGCTGTGATTGGAGTGAAGCAGAAAAGAGTTTATTAAAACAAGTAGCCGATCAAATCGCGATCGCGCTTAAGCAAGCCCAACTTTATAAACAACTAAATCAAGAATTAACCGAACGAACTCAGTTACAAAGCCAATTAAGCTACCAGGCTCATCATGATCGCTTAACTGGTTTACCTAATCGTTACTTATTAGTAGAACGTTTACATGAAATTATTAAGCTCCGTGACTCAAAAGCAACTGATATACCATTTGCAGTTTTATTTTTAGACTTAAATGGTTTTAAGGAGGTTAATGATAATTTTGGTCATAACATTGGAGATCAATTATTAATTAATGTCACGCAACGATTTAAAAACTGTTTACGGGAAGATGACATGATTGCTCGTTTTGGGGGAGATGAGTTTGTTATTTTACTAGAAAAATTACCTGAGAAAGAAGCTGCTATCCAAGTTGCTAATCGGCTTCATCAAGTGTTAGAAAATCCAATTAGAATTAACCATATTGAAGTAAAAATTAGAACTAGTATTGGCATTGTCTATGATGATGGTCAATATAGTAATTCTGATCCCATTTTGCGAGATGCTGATATTGCGATGTATCAATCAAAAAATCAAGGCGTTGACTATATTGTTTTCGATCAAAAAGAGACATCAGATAGTTAATTGAGTGACTTTCCAGCAGCTTTCCAACCTTCAACACTGCCAGGATATCCCATCACATTATCATAGCCGAGAAGACGCAACGCTTCTAAGCCAATGGCAGTGCGATACCCAACTGAACAATATAGAATAACAGGTCGATCTTTGGCAATTTGATCTTGCTTTTTCACTAAGTCTCGTAGGGGAATATTAATCGCATTGAGGATATGCCCGCTTATATATTCTAAAGGTTGACGAACATCAATCAGTTGAGCATTTTCTTCTTCCACTAATCTTTCAATTTCATCAGCTTGTTTTACCCCATAATATCCTCTGGGAATATTAGTGAGAAATTCATCAACAACTTCTTCTATTTCTTCTGAATAAACATTAGCACTGAATGCACTATTAGAATAACTTGGAATCAGATAACTTGCTCCTCCGATCCAAATAAAAAAGCTAAGACAAATGGTTAGTAATGTTTTCCACATTTGATTCCTCCTTAATTTTTAATCTAAGATTAGCGTTTTTGAGCAACTTCTTTCCATTCTTGAATAGATAAAGGAGAAACTGGCATTTCCAGATTCTTTCCGTCTGTAATGGGTACAGAAAAAACAACTGCTAAGGTATTAGGTAGCTGAGAAATAATTTCTTCAAAATTGTATTGACCTATGTTACCAACAGGAGATTTATCAACAAACACTTTTTCGGAAATATCTTTAGCATAAAACGTTTCTCCTGTAGGCATCTTAACAGTTAAAGGTTGGGAGTGATCAATTTCGGTTCTACCTGGAAAACCAGCAAGGCGAATCGTAAATGGTTCTTTTCCTTCTGATGTAATTCGCTGAAACGCGATCGCTTGCCAAGTGCGATTATAACTATCAAATAGTTTCTGTCGCGATTGATAAAGCACTTGATTTTCCCCTTCTTGTATTGTCCGAATTTCGGCATAAGCAGAATTTGTAGGAATACTAATGAATCCTAAAATTAAGAAAACTATCGTTAGTCCCAATATGATTTTACGGAATGTTTTATTAATCATATTCACCTCCTTATTACTGTAATGCCGCTTGAATTTGTTCTTTTACTTCAGGAACAACGACTCGATACATTCCCCGTAAATCCCCAACAGAAAAATCATAGGCTTTATCATTAGGGTAACGTTGTTTAACAAATTCAGGACGCTCGGATTTGAGGCCATGGCATTTTAAGCAAGTGGCTTCCACATTAATGCGACGATAATAATAAGTTTCTTGATCAGCCGTTTCCCAAAAACCGAAGAGGTTAGGATTATTGGCAAATTTTTCTAGAGCCATTGCTTCTTTTTCAGTTGGCGCATGATCAGGATTCCGATATTTTTCAGCGACTTGTTTAACATCCCAAGGGTTTTCTTGGCTAAGTTGTTTAGCGCGCATTCCCACTGGTTTACAGACTTGTTTAAAGGTTTCTATAGTAGGAGTTTCGTCTGTTCCTTTGAGAGTTCCTGCTAGGCTAGAACGCATCGCATCTAAAGATTCAATTTCTTGCACAATTTCGCCTAATTGTTCTGGTTGTGGTTGAGCGTTTGCTTCATTAATGGGAAGAATAAGCAGGCTAAAAGCTAATAAGAGGGAAAAAACGATTTTTAAGAGAAATTTAGACATTTTTAATGCTCCTTTTTTAGGCAATATTTACTTACTACGCTGTTTCCATACAGCCTTTTTTATTTTTCTAAAACTGTTAAAGGCTTTGATTGGTCGCTGCTTGGCGCGATGGGAGTCACTAAGGATAACTGCAATAAAAATAGGACTAACCGTTCAAACCAAGGTACAGCAGTTCCCCAGCGCATTTTCATCAGAAAATACCACTCAAAAGCATTTTTCACCCAATTCACCCAAACTCCTCTCAATGCAGTAGCATGACGACGATGTCCTATACTGGGTTCAGGTACAACAGGGGCAGCAATAAAGATAATGCCATCATTGCCAAAATCTGCCATACAAATCGCATCTAAACTGGGCTTAACAGGGTGAGATTGAATTTCTCCTAATTCCCGAGCAATGTTATGCGCTACCGCAATCGCCATTGATTCTGTCATTTGACCAGTTTTCGGCGCACCAAGAGGGACTTCTGTTGTTTCTGGTGGCGCAAGTTGTGTGATTACCCCTGCACTATAAATCGAGGGATAGTCTGGATGTTGATAGGTGTCTCGTACTGGTACAAATCCCTTTTTATCAGTTAATCCAGGCACATTTCTTAAGAACTGCGCTCCTCGGAAAGGAGGTAAAAACATGGCATATTGAAAAGGAAATTCCTGTCCATCTGATAATTTGACGTGATCTGGTTTAATCTCAGTAATAGCAGCATTTTCTACCCAATCAATGCCATGCTCTTGCATTACTTCTGTTACGACTTTGTCAGAATTTGCCATCCCCCCAATGCCAAGATGTCCTAAATAGGGTTCAGGACTGATAAAAGTAATCGTTGCTTGATCACGGATTCCTTTGTTTCTTAAACTATAGTCCGCTAATAAGGCCACTTCATACGCTGGCCCCATACAACTTGCCCCCGGAACTGCCCCCACAAGAATCGGCCCTGGGTTTTCTAAAAATTCATTCCAGGCTTCCCTCGCCATTTCCGCATGATGAGCATTGCATACGGATTGTGTATAACCATCTTCTGGCCCCAAACCTGGTATCAAATGATAAGCCAGAGAAGCCCCCGTAGCAATTATGAGATAATCATACTCTAAAGTTATCTCCTCCTCTACTGTCACTCGTTTTTCCTCAGGATCAAGTGCTGTCACCTTACCGTGTCGCCAATGGATTCCGTATTTTTGCAATAACGGTTCAAGGGGAAGTTGTACTTGATCTAAGCGTCTGAGATTAAACGTTACCCAAGGGAGAGAGGGAATAAAGGTAAAGGTGGGTTGATCGGAAATTAAAGTAATTTCATGTTTGCCTTTTAAGAGGTGTTTCAATTCGTAGGCGGCAGAAAGCCCTCCAAATCCTGCGCCGACAATGACAATTTCTGCCATAGTGTTATAAATCCTTTTAATAAAACTATTTAGTTATATGAATATAATAATAGATATAGAGTTTAATTGTAAATTAACTAAATGATTAATTAGTAATATAATATCAAAAGAACGGTGAATTATAGTCGTTCCAATTCAGTTCCGTAGTGCAGCCATCTTGGCTGCTACTAGGGAGCAAGATGCTCCCACTACTTTTAGGTTGCTATTTTTTATTTGGAATCACTATAAATTTCTAAAATCCCCTAATCTGCGCTGAATGACAAATATACGATCGCGCTGTTTTAGGGGTTCCCCCATGAAAGAGTGTTCTAATTTGTGGTTAAGGTTCGCATCGCTTGATCGGTGGTGAGAAAAACATGATCTTTACCTAGGTAGTCAATGAAGCCGATTTTTTTTAGTTTATCCATCACCGGTCCCTTGACTTCTGATAAGTATAATTCAATGCCAAGACTTTTGAGATCAGCCACTAAGCCTTC
This window of the Euhalothece natronophila Z-M001 genome carries:
- a CDS encoding Tll0287-like domain-containing protein, translated to MSKFLLKIVFSLLLAFSLLILPINEANAQPQPEQLGEIVQEIESLDAMRSSLAGTLKGTDETPTIETFKQVCKPVGMRAKQLSQENPWDVKQVAEKYRNPDHAPTEKEAMALEKFANNPNLFGFWETADQETYYYRRINVEATCLKCHGLKSERPEFVKQRYPNDKAYDFSVGDLRGMYRVVVPEVKEQIQAALQ
- a CDS encoding NAD(P)/FAD-dependent oxidoreductase, which produces MAEIVIVGAGFGGLSAAYELKHLLKGKHEITLISDQPTFTFIPSLPWVTFNLRRLDQVQLPLEPLLQKYGIHWRHGKVTALDPEEKRVTVEEEITLEYDYLIIATGASLAYHLIPGLGPEDGYTQSVCNAHHAEMAREAWNEFLENPGPILVGAVPGASCMGPAYEVALLADYSLRNKGIRDQATITFISPEPYLGHLGIGGMANSDKVVTEVMQEHGIDWVENAAITEIKPDHVKLSDGQEFPFQYAMFLPPFRGAQFLRNVPGLTDKKGFVPVRDTYQHPDYPSIYSAGVITQLAPPETTEVPLGAPKTGQMTESMAIAVAHNIARELGEIQSHPVKPSLDAICMADFGNDGIIFIAAPVVPEPSIGHRRHATALRGVWVNWVKNAFEWYFLMKMRWGTAVPWFERLVLFLLQLSLVTPIAPSSDQSKPLTVLEK